A portion of the Lolium rigidum isolate FL_2022 chromosome 1, APGP_CSIRO_Lrig_0.1, whole genome shotgun sequence genome contains these proteins:
- the LOC124646850 gene encoding GDSL esterase/lipase At5g37690-like has protein sequence MAALGATAVAIAILALATITNVALATTATTAKGPVIYIFGDSMSDVGNNNYLLLSIAKCDYPWYGIDYEGGYPTGRFTNGRTIGDIMAAKFGVPPPPPFLSLYMTDDEVLGGVNFASGGAGLLNETGIYFVEYLSFDNQISYFEQTKNAMISKIGKKAAEEVVNGAIFQIGLGSNDYVNNFLRPFMADGIVYTHDEFVAYLMDTIAQQLTRLYHLGARKVWFTGLAPLGCIPSQRVLSETGECLEEVNGYAVRFNAAAKDLLAGLNAKLPGARMSLADCYSVVMELIEHPQKYGFTTSHTSCCDVDTSVGGLCLPTASVCEDRKEFVFWDAYHTSDAANEVIAAHLYADMVSAGDAQEPQGNATAAPKVVRSPPRPLPRAPASRPAVRGSNTTSTPRAAPASRPAVRGNNTTSAPRAAPAARPRDAVGSPLAAPPPRA, from the exons ATGGCAGCTCTGGGCGCCACGGCCGTGGCCATTGCCATCCTCGCGCTTGCGACCATCACCAACGTGGCTCTGGCCACCACGGCGACGACAGCGAAGGGGCCGGTGATCTACATTTTCGGCGACTCGATGTCTGACGTGGGCAACAACAACTACCTCCTCCTGTCCATCGCCAAGTGCGACTACCCCTGGTACGGGATCGACTACGAAGGTGGCTACCCCACCGGGAGGTTCACCAATGGCAGGACCATCGGCGACATCATGG CTGCCAAATTCGGCgtcccaccgccaccgccgttccTCTCCCTGTATATGACCGACGACGAGGTGCTTGGCGGCGTCAACTTCGCGTCCGGCGGCGCAGGACTTCTCAACGAGACCGGCATTTACTTT GTTGAGTACCTGTCGTTCGACAACCAGATATCCTACTTCGAGCAGACCAagaacgcgatgatcagcaagatCGGCAAGAAGGCCGCCGAGGAGGTGGTCAATGGCGCAATCTTCCAAATCGGACTTG GGAGCAACGACTACGTGAACAACTTCCTGCGCCCGTTCATGGCGGACGGCATCGTGTACACCCACGATGAGTTCGTCGCCTACCTCATGGACACCATAGCCCAGCAGCTCACG aggctgtacCATCTCGGGGCGCGCAAGGTGTGGTTCACGGGGCTCGCCCCGCTCGGGTGCATCCCGTCGCAGCGCGTCCTATCCGAGACCGGCGAGTGCCTGGAGGAGGTGAACGGGTACGCCGTCAGGTTCAACGCCGCGGCCAAGGACCTGCTCGCCGGCCTCAACGCCAAGCTCCCCGGCGCGCGCATGTCCCTCGCCGACTGCTACTCCGTCGTCATGGAGCTCATCGAGCACCCCCAAAAATACG GGTTCACGACGTCGCACACGTCGTGCTGCGACGTGGACACGTCGGTGGGGGGCCTGTGCCTGCCGACGGCGAGCGTGTGCGAGGACCGCAAGGAGTTCGTGTTCTGGGACGCCTACCACACGTCCGACGCCGCCAACGAGGTCATCGCCGCCCACCTCTACGCCGACATGGTTAGCGCCGGCGACGCGCAGGAGCCGCAGGGAAACGCCACCGCCGCGCCCAAAGTCGTGCGATCACCGCCCCGCCCCTTGCCGCGCGCGCCGGCATCCCGGCCTGCCGTGCGCGGCAGCAACACCACCTCAACGCCCCGCGCCGCGCCGGCATCCCGGCCTGCCGTGCGTGGCAACAATACCACCTCAGCGCCCCGCGCCGCGCCGGCTGCCCGACCTCGCGATGCCGTCGGGTcacccctcgccgcgccgcctccccgGGCTTGA